Proteins from a single region of Dyadobacter fanqingshengii:
- a CDS encoding ABC-F family ATP-binding cassette domain-containing protein, with product MITVQNVSLRYGKRVLFDEVNIKFVPGNCYGVIGANGAGKSTFLKILSGEIEPQTGNVSMNPGERMTFLKQDQFEFDTYTVMDTVILGHERLYKIMKEREAIYEKEEFTDADGEKAADLEAEFADLNGWEAETEAAQLLSGLGLTEEQHAATMGDLNANDKVRVLLAQALFGNPDVLLLDEPTNNLDVETVLWLENFLADFKNTVIVVSHDRHFLDEVCTHVVDIDFSKVQMFSGNYSFWYESSQLALKQRQDQNKKSEDKRKELEEFIRRFSANASKSKQATSRAKLLDKLTIDDIKPSSRKYPYIAFKSEREVGDQLLRVEGLSKTADDGTKLFDNISFNINKGDKIAFVSRNVMAISSFFDIINEEQKADKGSYTWGVTITKSYFTKDPTSFFDVDLNLVDWLRQYSEEKDESFIRGFLGRMLFSGEESLKKAKVLSGGEKVRCMLSRTMLSGANALILDDPTNHLDLESITALNNGLIDFSGCLLFYSHDHQFVHTIANRIIEIGPKGILDKLMTYDEFLKDETVKQQRQKLY from the coding sequence ATGATTACGGTTCAAAACGTGTCATTGCGATACGGCAAAAGGGTATTATTCGATGAGGTTAATATAAAGTTTGTTCCCGGCAATTGTTATGGTGTGATCGGAGCGAATGGCGCTGGGAAATCTACATTTTTGAAGATACTCTCAGGCGAAATAGAACCGCAAACAGGGAATGTAAGCATGAATCCGGGGGAAAGGATGACTTTCCTGAAACAGGATCAATTCGAATTCGACACATATACTGTGATGGATACGGTGATCCTGGGCCACGAACGCCTTTACAAGATCATGAAGGAGCGCGAGGCGATTTATGAAAAAGAAGAATTTACAGATGCCGACGGTGAAAAAGCAGCAGATCTGGAAGCAGAGTTTGCGGATCTGAATGGTTGGGAAGCCGAAACCGAAGCAGCGCAATTATTAAGCGGATTGGGTCTTACCGAGGAACAGCATGCTGCCACGATGGGCGATTTAAATGCCAATGATAAAGTGCGCGTTTTGCTTGCACAGGCACTTTTCGGAAATCCGGATGTGTTGCTTCTGGATGAGCCTACAAACAACCTGGATGTTGAAACGGTGCTTTGGCTGGAAAATTTCCTGGCCGATTTCAAAAACACAGTGATCGTAGTGTCCCACGACAGGCACTTCCTGGATGAGGTGTGTACGCATGTTGTGGACATTGATTTCAGTAAAGTGCAGATGTTTTCAGGTAACTATTCTTTCTGGTACGAATCGAGCCAGCTTGCTTTGAAGCAGCGTCAGGACCAGAACAAGAAGTCGGAAGATAAGCGTAAAGAATTGGAGGAATTCATCAGAAGGTTTAGTGCTAATGCATCCAAATCTAAGCAAGCAACTTCCCGCGCGAAACTTCTGGATAAGCTTACGATTGATGACATTAAGCCATCATCCCGTAAATATCCATACATCGCATTCAAGTCGGAAAGAGAAGTTGGCGATCAGCTTTTGCGTGTTGAAGGTTTGTCGAAAACGGCTGACGATGGTACGAAGCTTTTTGATAATATCAGTTTTAATATTAATAAAGGGGATAAAATTGCATTCGTTAGCCGTAATGTGATGGCCATCAGCTCTTTCTTCGACATTATCAACGAAGAGCAAAAAGCCGACAAAGGATCCTACACCTGGGGAGTAACCATCACTAAATCATATTTTACAAAAGATCCGACTTCGTTTTTTGACGTGGATTTGAATCTGGTTGACTGGCTGCGTCAATATTCCGAAGAGAAGGACGAAAGCTTTATCCGTGGATTTTTGGGAAGAATGCTTTTTTCAGGTGAAGAGTCCCTGAAAAAAGCCAAAGTGTTGTCAGGAGGTGAAAAAGTGCGTTGTATGCTATCAAGAACAATGCTTTCCGGAGCGAATGCATTGATACTGGACGATCCTACCAACCACCTTGACCTTGAATCCATTACTGCATTAAACAATGGTCTGATTGATTTTTCGGGTTGTCTCTTATTCTATTCCCATGATCACCAGTTCGTTCACACGATCGCGAACAGGATAATCGAAATAGGGCCGAAAGGAATTTTGGATAAATTAATGACTTACGACGAATTCCTGAAAGACGAAACTGTGAAGCAGCAGCGTCAGAAGTTGTATTAA
- a CDS encoding GMC oxidoreductase, producing the protein MFQIKEQPAVFDVCIIGSGAGGGMAALQLAQQGAKVALLEAGGYFDPADPKYITQLKWPYESPRRGASNHRPFGDFDAAWGGWEIDGEPYTRKNGTQFDWFRSRMLGGRTNHWGRISLRFGPKDFKRKSIDGLGDDWPIGYDDVKPYYDKVDKLIGVFGTVENMDNEPDGIFLPPPKPRLHELFIKQAGKKANIPVIPSRLSILTKPINDQRGVCFYCSQCSRACQAYADFSSSSVLCIPAVKTGNVTLINNAMAREVLTDPVTGLATGVSYVDSQKLTEHTIKAKVVVLAASAGESARLLLNSKSDRHPNGLANSSGVVGRYLHDSTGASRGAFLPHLMDRKRYNEDGVGGMHVYTPWWLDNKKLDFPRGYHIEYGGGMGMPSYGFGAGIENMNGKYPTAAGVTKPAGGYGSSLKEDYRRFYGAYVGMAGRGEAVPNFDNYCEIDPNVVDKFGIPVLRFHYKWTDYEIKQAKHMHDTFEEMIHSLGGVASGTKPGADTNYGIAAPGRIIHEVGTVRMGNDPKTSALNKFSQAHDAKNVFVVDGGSFVSQADKNPTWTILALSMRASEYIVDQVKQKNI; encoded by the coding sequence ATGTTTCAAATCAAAGAACAACCTGCTGTTTTTGACGTCTGTATCATTGGCTCAGGAGCGGGAGGTGGAATGGCAGCACTTCAACTTGCCCAACAGGGAGCCAAAGTGGCGCTTTTGGAGGCGGGTGGATATTTTGATCCTGCTGATCCTAAATATATTACACAGCTGAAATGGCCATACGAGTCACCACGCCGCGGTGCTTCCAATCACCGTCCGTTTGGAGACTTTGATGCTGCCTGGGGAGGCTGGGAAATTGATGGCGAACCCTACACAAGGAAAAACGGAACGCAGTTCGACTGGTTCAGATCGAGAATGCTGGGTGGCCGGACTAACCACTGGGGCCGCATTTCCCTGCGTTTCGGACCAAAAGATTTTAAAAGAAAAAGCATCGACGGACTTGGCGACGACTGGCCGATCGGTTATGACGATGTAAAACCATATTATGATAAGGTCGATAAGCTGATCGGGGTTTTCGGAACAGTTGAAAACATGGACAATGAGCCGGACGGGATTTTCCTTCCTCCCCCAAAGCCACGTTTGCACGAGCTTTTCATCAAACAAGCTGGAAAAAAAGCGAACATTCCGGTTATTCCTTCCAGACTTTCAATCTTAACAAAACCCATAAATGACCAGCGCGGCGTTTGCTTTTATTGCAGCCAATGCTCACGCGCCTGCCAGGCATATGCGGATTTTTCCTCATCGTCTGTCCTTTGTATTCCTGCTGTAAAAACGGGTAATGTAACATTGATCAACAATGCAATGGCACGCGAAGTGCTCACTGATCCGGTTACAGGGCTTGCAACGGGAGTTTCCTATGTTGATAGTCAAAAACTTACGGAGCATACCATTAAGGCCAAAGTTGTGGTTCTTGCTGCCAGCGCAGGAGAATCGGCCAGGTTGCTTTTGAACTCAAAATCAGACAGACACCCTAACGGACTTGCCAATTCAAGCGGGGTTGTCGGAAGATATCTGCACGATTCAACGGGTGCTTCACGCGGCGCATTCCTGCCCCATTTGATGGACAGAAAGCGTTACAACGAAGACGGCGTAGGCGGAATGCACGTGTACACGCCCTGGTGGCTGGACAACAAAAAACTGGATTTCCCAAGAGGTTACCACATTGAATACGGCGGCGGAATGGGCATGCCGAGCTACGGATTTGGTGCCGGAATTGAAAATATGAACGGAAAATATCCGACAGCAGCAGGGGTTACCAAGCCGGCCGGTGGATATGGTTCATCATTGAAAGAGGATTACCGTCGTTTCTACGGAGCATATGTAGGCATGGCTGGTCGTGGGGAAGCTGTTCCGAATTTCGATAACTACTGCGAGATTGACCCAAATGTGGTGGATAAGTTTGGTATCCCTGTACTTCGTTTCCATTACAAATGGACGGACTACGAGATCAAGCAAGCGAAACACATGCATGATACTTTCGAAGAGATGATTCATTCATTGGGTGGTGTTGCGAGCGGAACCAAGCCTGGCGCCGACACGAATTACGGCATTGCTGCTCCTGGTCGTATTATTCACGAAGTAGGAACAGTGAGAATGGGTAATGATCCTAAAACTTCTGCCCTGAACAAGTTCTCACAAGCACACGACGCGAAAAACGTGTTTGTGGTCGATGGCGGTTCCTTCGTATCCCAAGCGGATAAAAACCCAACCTGGACCATTCTCGCGCTGTCTATGAGAGCATCGGAGTATATTGTGGATCAGGTTAAACAGAAAAATATCTAA
- a CDS encoding gluconate 2-dehydrogenase subunit 3 family protein — MKRRDTLKALTLSSLGLTALNPQVAMAEQRELETQMPPETPIKIPGGRTKEEAIRDAKLMKEKFLTVAELATIKVLVDIIIPADDKSGSASQAGVPDFIEFIAKDMPQNQVPLRGGLKWLELESNKRFTKGFALLTKAQQLQIVDDIAYPEKAKPIHSQGVAFFNLMRNLTASGYYTSKIGIADLGYMGNTPNVWEGVPADVLKQYGLSYE, encoded by the coding sequence ATGAAACGTAGAGATACATTAAAAGCATTAACGCTCAGCTCATTAGGCTTAACTGCACTCAACCCGCAGGTTGCGATGGCCGAACAAAGAGAGCTGGAAACGCAGATGCCACCCGAAACCCCGATCAAGATTCCGGGTGGACGGACTAAGGAAGAAGCGATCAGGGACGCGAAGTTGATGAAGGAAAAATTCCTTACCGTGGCGGAACTGGCGACTATTAAGGTGTTGGTGGACATTATTATTCCAGCTGATGACAAATCAGGCAGTGCCTCACAAGCGGGCGTTCCTGATTTTATCGAGTTCATTGCCAAGGATATGCCTCAGAACCAGGTTCCTTTGCGCGGCGGCCTTAAATGGCTGGAATTGGAATCCAACAAAAGATTTACAAAAGGATTTGCATTATTGACAAAAGCGCAGCAGTTGCAGATTGTCGACGACATTGCTTATCCGGAAAAAGCAAAACCAATTCATAGCCAGGGCGTTGCATTTTTTAATCTGATGCGCAACCTGACAGCATCGGGTTACTATACATCTAAAATCGGCATTGCTGATCTGGGTTATATGGGTAACACGCCTAATGTCTGGGAAGGTGTTCCGGCAGATGTTTTGAAGCAATATGGTTTGAGCTACGAATAA
- a CDS encoding L-threonylcarbamoyladenylate synthase: MAITGIDINVAKEFLIKGELVAIPTETVYGLAGNALNDSAVLSIFEVKNRPAFDPLIIHTDSLEKVQRYVSDFPEKALLLAKHFWPGPLTLLLPKKQTIPDLVTSGLDSVAVRIPNHPLLLGLLQTIPFPLAAPSANPFGYISPTNAAHVNAQLGEKIPYILDGGESEVGIESTIVGFENDQPIVYRLGGLAVEEIEAIVGKVRLMPHSSSNPKAPGMLKSHYAPRKPLYLDRRETFPEIEEKLTGYLLFNQYLENIDPEYQRILSKNGDMKEAAHNLFAYLRELDILPIQQIRAEFVPMTGLGLAINDRLQRAAAKE, encoded by the coding sequence TTGGCCATTACCGGAATTGATATTAACGTTGCAAAAGAATTTCTCATAAAAGGGGAATTGGTGGCTATTCCTACGGAAACGGTTTATGGGTTGGCCGGTAATGCATTGAATGATAGTGCGGTGCTATCCATTTTTGAAGTCAAGAACCGACCCGCATTTGATCCGCTGATCATTCACACCGATTCTCTTGAAAAGGTGCAGCGTTACGTTTCTGATTTTCCGGAAAAGGCGTTATTGCTTGCAAAGCATTTCTGGCCGGGCCCGCTGACATTATTGCTGCCGAAAAAGCAGACTATTCCTGATCTGGTGACTTCCGGGCTGGATTCTGTGGCTGTAAGGATTCCGAACCATCCGCTGCTGCTTGGCCTGTTACAAACGATTCCTTTCCCACTGGCTGCGCCAAGCGCGAATCCTTTTGGCTACATTAGCCCGACGAATGCTGCTCACGTGAATGCGCAATTGGGAGAAAAAATACCTTATATACTGGACGGCGGGGAAAGTGAAGTCGGCATCGAATCAACCATTGTTGGTTTTGAAAATGATCAGCCTATTGTTTATCGCTTAGGAGGTTTGGCAGTTGAGGAGATTGAGGCGATTGTTGGAAAGGTTAGACTGATGCCGCATTCTTCCTCAAACCCGAAAGCCCCGGGAATGTTAAAAAGCCACTATGCGCCACGAAAACCGCTTTATCTTGATCGGAGAGAAACGTTCCCGGAGATAGAAGAGAAATTAACAGGCTATTTGCTTTTCAACCAATATCTGGAAAACATTGATCCGGAATATCAGCGCATTTTGAGTAAAAATGGCGATATGAAAGAAGCGGCGCACAATTTGTTTGCCTATCTAAGAGAGCTGGATATATTGCCCATTCAGCAAATCAGGGCTGAATTTGTTCCTATGACCGGCCTGGGCCTCGCAATAAATGATCGCTTGCAACGAGCTGCCGCCAAAGAATAA